DNA from Micromonospora nigra:
GACCGGGCTGCTGGGGCTGGCCCTGGTCGCGCTACGGGGTCCGGCCCGCTTCGACGGCATCGGGGTGGGCGGCTTCGCCGCCATGACCCTGCACCTGGCCCTGTTCGGCCTGCTGTTCGCCGCGCTGGCCTTCGCGGTGGGGGCGGCCACGGGTCGGCGGGCCGCCGCGCTGGGCGTCAGCGCCGGCGTCGCCGTGCTCGGCTACCTGGCGAACTCGGTGTTCCCCCAGGTGAACGGCCTGGCCTGGGCCCGGGAGCTGTCCCCGTTCCACTGGTATCTCGACGGCTCGCCACTGGTCGGCGGAGTGCAGCCGCTCGGCGCGGGGCTGCTGCTCGGCGTCAGTGTCCTGCTCGTCGTCGCGGGCGTGTTCGCGTTCGACCGCCGGGACGTGGCGGTCTGACGCGTCGGGCGTGGCGAGGCCCCGGCCGGCGGCGGGACCGTCCCAATTGGACGGCTCGTCCCGGTCGGGGCCGCTTTGGCGGTGCGGGCAACCGGACGCGTCGA
Protein-coding regions in this window:
- a CDS encoding ABC transporter permease subunit, which encodes MWLRDPFTKTLRDARRSLLGWAVAIVAVGAMYGSFWPTMQTPEMTRALEAYPQGLLEAINYTDLTTAAGYLGSAVYGMLVPLLVAVFAIAAGARVVAGDEEAGTLDLVLAHPVGRVRLALLRYAAVAVGVVAVTGLLGLALVALRGPARFDGIGVGGFAAMTLHLALFGLLFAALAFAVGAATGRRAAALGVSAGVAVLGYLANSVFPQVNGLAWARELSPFHWYLDGSPLVGGVQPLGAGLLLGVSVLLVVAGVFAFDRRDVAV